Genomic window (Taeniopygia guttata chromosome 32, bTaeGut7.mat, whole genome shotgun sequence):
TCCTGGCCTATAGTGGCCAATAGCGGCCTATTGCGGCCTATCACGGCCTATCGCAGCCTGTCGCAGCTTATCGCAGCCTATTGCGGCCTGTTGCAGCCTATCTCAGCCTATCGCAGCCTATCGCGGCCTATCGCGGCCTATTGCGGCCTATCGTGGCCCATCGCGGCCTGTCACAGCCTATCGCGACCTGTCATGGCCTATCCCGGCCTATAGTGGCCAATAGCGGCCTATTGTGGCCTATCCCGGCCTATTGCTGTCTGTCGCGGCCTATCTGGGCCTATCTCGGCCTATCGCGGCCTACTGCGGCCTGTCGCGGCCTATCGCGGGGTTATCGCGGCCTATTGCTGCCTATCGCAGCCTATTGCGGCCTGTCACGGCCTATCTTGGCCTGTCACAGCCTATCGCGGCCTATCGTGGCCTATCTCGGCCTATCTTGGCCTGTCACGGCCTATAGTGGCCAATAGCGGCCTATTGCGGCCTGTCACGGCCTATCTCAACTCATCCCGGCCTATCCCGGCCTATTGCAGGGTTATTGCAGCCCGTCGCGGCCTATCGCGGCCTATCGTGGGGTTATCACGGCCTATCTCGGCCTATCTCGGCCTATCGCGGCCTATCGCGGCATTTTGCGGGGTTATCGCGGCCTATCGCGGCCTATCGCAGCCTATCACGTCCTATCGCGGGGTTATCTCGGCCTATCCCGGCCTATCACGGCCTGTCACGGGGTTATCACAGGGTTATTCCGGCCTATCTCAGCCTATCGCGGGGTTATCGCAGGGCTATCGTGCCCTATCGCAGCCTATCTTTGCCCATCTCGCCCTGTCCCCCTCCCCGcaggtgctggggctgcgggCGCTGCTGGGGACGCCGCGGGCGTGGCCGGCGCTGTTCGGGGCGGGGCTGCTGCCGGCGgcgctgcagctgctgctgctgccgctgtgCCCCGAGAGCCCGCGGTTCCTGCTGGCGCGGGgccagcgcggccgagcccgCCGCGGTGAGTGACGCCTTCGGCCTCGCGGGGCTGCCCCGGAGtcctcctcatcttccctgTCCTCcctgttcttcctcctcttcctcagtcCGCGGTCTTCCTCCTCGCTTCTGTCTCCTTTCTTCgtcaccttcctcctcctcttcctccctgcccgttcttcctcctctctgccttcgtcttcctcctcttcctcactgctATTTGTGCTCCTCTCCCTCATCcatccccttcctcctcctcttcttcctcctcttcctcgttctcttcctcttcctcctcctcttcctcttcatctttctcttcctcttccggttcctcttcctttttccttttcctcctcctcttcctcctccttcttccgcttcctctttctcctcctcttcctcttccattttcctcttcctcctcctcttcctcttcctttttcctaTTTCCCCTTCTATTCcgcttcctcttccttcttcctcttcctctccctcttccttcttcctcttcctcaatgccctccttcctcctcaccaTTAACTTCTTCCTCCATCCTcattcttcctcttcctcaacccctgctcttcctcctcaccttcctcttcctcttccactcccttcctcctcctcttcctccctctctcccatcctcctcctcaccttCATCCTCCTCGTCCtcactttcttcctcttcctccatcccctcctcttcctccccaccttcctcttcctcttcctctccctctccctctccctctccctcttcctcttcctcttcctcttcctcctcttcctccttctcttcctcttcctcttcctttttcctcttcctcttcctcttcctcctcctcctcctcttccttttcccccttcccctccccctcccctccccctgccccgcccctaTGGCGACAAGCCCCGCCCCTTCTCCGCAGGCCTCTCGCGATTGGCCGGCCCGGCGGCGGAGGCGGGGCTTGCGGCGCTGGAGGCGGAGCTGGGCCGAGGCCCCGCCCCCAaggtggggctgctggagctgtgccgGAGCCGGCGCTACCGGCAGCCGCTGATCGTCacgctggggctgcagctggcgCAGCAGCTCTCGGGGATAAACGCGgtaaaaacggggaaaaaacccaaaatcgggaaaaacgggggaaaattgggaaaaatggggaaaaaattgggaaaaacggGCGTGGTTTAAGGGAAATGGGCGGGGCCATTACTGTCGCTCTGGCGCAGCAGTTCTCGGGGATAAACGCGGTAAAAAcggggcaaaaaaacccaaaatcgggaaaaacggggaaaaattgggaaaaatggggaaaaatggggaaaaaattgggaaaaacgggcgggaaattgggaaaatgggcGTGGTTTAAGGGAAATGGGCGGGGCCATTACTGttgctctggcacagcagttCTCGGGGATAAACGCggtaaaaatgggggaaaaaaccccgAAAtcgggaaaaacggggaaaaaattgggaaaaatgggcgggaaattggaaaaaatgggCGTGGTTTAAGGGAAACGGGTGTGGCAGTGGGCGGAGCCATTAGCGTCGCTCTGGCGCAGCAGTTCTCGGGGATAAACGCGgtaaaaacggggaaaaaaaccccgaaatcgggaaaaacgggggaaaaatgggaaaaatggggaaaaaattgggaaaaacggGCGGGAAATTGGGAAATATGGGCGTGGTTTAAGGGAAATGGGCGGGGCCGTGGTGtcaccctggggctgcagctggcgCAGCAGTTCTCGGAGATAAACGCGgtaaaaacggggaaaaaaacccgaaatcgggaaaaacggggggaaaattgggaaaaaatggcgggaaataggaaaaaacagGCGTGGTTTAAGGGAAATGGGCGTGGCAGAGGGCGGAGCCATTAGCGTCGTTCTGGCACAGCAGTTCTTGGGGATAAACGTGGTAAAAATGGGGCAAAACTGTccaaaattggggaaaatagggggaaaatactcaaaattgggaaaaaatggggcaaaaattgggaaaatgggtgggaaattgggaaaaatgggcgTGGTTTAAGGGAAATGGGCGTGGTTTAAGGGAAATGGGTGTGGCAGTGGGCGGGGCTATTAACATCGCTCTGGTGCAGCAGCTCTTGGGGATAAACACGGtgaaaatggggcaaaaatgcccgaaattggggaaaatactcaaaattgggaaaaaatggggcaaaaattgggaaaacgggcaggaaattggaaaaaatgggCGTGGTTTAAGGGAAATGGGCGGAGCTGTGATGTCACCCTGGGGATGCAGCTCTCGGGGATAAACGCggtaaaaatgggggaaaaaaccccaaaattgggaaaaacggggaaaaaattgggaaaaatcagacaaaaccacccaaaatccagaaaaacGGGAccaaaattggggaaaatctggaAAAACAGGGCTAAAACCTCCAATATGgggaaaacacaacaaaatcaCCCGAAATCTGGAAAAACTGGAcgaaaattggggaaaatggggcaaAACCACcgaaaattgggaaaaatgggaccAAATTTGGAGAAACAcccaaaatcaggaaaaatggGACAAAAACACCCTAAATTGGGAGAAACATggaaaaaccacccaaaattgggaaaaatggggcaAAACCACCATAAATTggcagaaatgggggaaaaacacccaaaatcaggaaaaatggggcaaaaacaCCCTGAATTGGGAGAAACGGGGGAAAACcacccaaaattgggaaaaatggggcaAAACCACCCTAAATTGGGAGAAACGGGGAAAACCACACAAAATCGGGAAAAACGGAACCAGAATTGGGGAAATGGGCGTGGCTTGTGAAGAAAGGAGCGTGGCCTGGGCATTGAACCTATCAGGGTCATCGGGATGGGGGCGGGGCTTAACAGGGCGTGGTCACAAAGGGGCGGAGCCTCATGGGCGTGGCCCTTtgggtgggaattttggggcggGGCTTCCTTGAGGTGTGTCCATCGGGGGCGTGGTCTGAGTGGGCGTGTCCTGCTGACCACGCCCCCTTTTCCCGCCCCAGATCTTCTACTATTCGACGTCCATCTTCGAGGGGGCGGGGCTTCAGGACCCGGCCGTCGGCACCATCGGGACGGGCGTGGTCAACGTGGCGGCCACCGCCCTGTCGGTGAGCCACGCCCATTGCCACGCCCACTCAGCGccggcggggagggggcgggtCCTGTGGCGGCCAATGGGGTGCGAGGAACACTTGGTGGGCGTGGTCAAGTGGGGAGTGGTCTCATTGTGGGCGTGGTCTCATTGTGGGCGTGGTCTCATTGGGTTTGGCCATGGTGGGTGGAGTCTCAATTAGGGTGGGCGTGGTATTGGTGGGTGAGGTCTCGGAAGTGGGTGTGGTCTCAAAGGGGTGTGGCCCTGGTGGGTGGGGTCTTAAAAGTGGGCTTGGTTGTGAAGGGGTGGGGTCTGATTGGTGGGTGGGGTCTGGTGGATGGGTGTGGTCATGGTGGGCGTGGCTTAATGATGGGTGTGGTTATGAGTGGGTGGAGTCTCACGGCTGGGCGTGGTCATGGTGGGAGTGGCCTCATGGTGGGCGTGATCGTGGTGGGAGTGGCATAGTGGTGGGCGTGGTCATGGTGGGAGTGGTCTCAGGGTGGGCGTGGTCGTGGTGGGAGTTGCTTAATTGTGGGCGTGGTCATGATGGGAGTGGCTTAATGGTGGGTGTGGTAATGGTGGGAGTGGCCTCAGGGTGGGCGTGGTCACGAGTGGGTGGAGTCTTGTGGGTGGGCGTGGTCATGGGGAGGAGTCTCATGGTTGGGTGTGGTCATAAGTGGGTGTGGCCTCGTGGGCGTGGCCATGGGGTGGAGTCTCATTGTTGGGTGTGGCCATGGGGCGGAGTCTCGTGTCTGGGCGTGGTCACACGTGGGCGTGGCCTCATGGGGGCGTGGTCACACGTGGGCGTGGCCCCCGGTGGGCGTGTCCGGCTGAAGCCCCGCCCCGCAGGTGGTGCTGGTGgagcgggcggggcggcgcgtgctgcagctcctggggctgctcggCATGATGGGCTGTGCCACCACCCTGGCGCTGGCGCTCAAGGTGAgcggggacccccaaaatcccacccgggacccccaaaatcggacccgggacccccaaaatactgaccgggaccccaaaaaatggcccaggacccccaaataCTGACCGGGACCCCAAATACTGACCGGGACCTCCAAATACTGACCGGGACCCCAAATACTGCCTGGGACCCCAAATATTGACCGGGACCCCAAATACTGCCCGGGACCCCAAATACTGACCGGGACCCAAAAATCGGACCCTGGACCCCCCAAAATACAGCCCAGGAATCCAAAATACagcccgggacccccaaaatcagacccagacccccaaaatacggacccgggaccccaaaatacTGACCGGGAACCCGAAATACAgaccgggaccccaaaatcagacCCGGGACCCCAAATACTGACCGGGACCCCCAAATACTgaccgggaccccaaaatcggaccgggaaccccaaaatactgacctgggaccccaaaatacagccccgggaaccccaaaatcggacccgggacccccaaatacAGCCCAGGATCCCAAAATACAGCCCGGGACACCGAAATACTgaccgggacccccaaaatacTGACCGGGATCCCCAAAATACAgcccgggaccccaaaatcagacCCGGGATCCTGAAATACTGACCAGGAACCCAAAATACTgaccgggacccccaaaatacagccccgggaccccaaaatgctgactgggacccccaaataCTGACCGGGATCTCAAATACTgaccgggaccccaaaatactgaccgggaccccaaaattggacccgggacccccaaaatactgaccgggacccccaaaatacagcccgggacccccaaaatcgcacccgggacccccaaaatactgaccgggaccccaaaatacTGACCGGGACCTCCAAATACTgaccgggaccccaaaatacTGACCGGGACCCCCAAATACTGACCGGGACCCCAAATACAGCCCCGGGACCTCCAAATACTGACCGGGACACCAAAATACAGCCCAGGAATCCAAAATACagcccgggacccccaaatactgaccgggaccccaaaatactgactgggaaccccaaacacggacccgggacccccaaaatacTGACCGGGTCCCCAAATACTgaccgggaccccaaaatacTGACCGGGTCCCCAAATACTgaccgggaccccaaaatactgaccgggacccccaaaatactgaccgggaccccaaaacacagaccgggaccccaaaatattgaccgggaccccaaaatactgaccgggacccccaaaatacTGACTGGGACCTCAAAATACagcccaggacccccaaatacagccccgggaccccaaatACAGATTGGGACCCGAAAATCCCACGCGGGACACCAAAATCCACagtaaaaccccaaattttccctatttccccccaaaaaagcctgaaccaccccaaatttcccctattttcctccatttctcccccatttctcCTCCATTTGACTCCCCAAAAAGTCCCAAATAATTTCCCCATTTCTCagccaaaaaccccaaattttccccatttcccccccaaaaaactaaATTTTTCCCGTTTCTCCCCCTAAAAACAACCcgaaaaatttaaaaaaaaaaaagttaccaaaaaattgcaaaaaaattgcaaaaaaaataaaaaaaaattctgtaaaattagaaaaaaatagaaaaaattgaaaaaaaaaagaaaaaaattgaaagaaatgaaaaaaatccaaaaagtttgaaaaaaaaaattgaaaaaaaatgaaaaaaattgaaagaaatgaaaaaaatccaaaaagtttgaaaaaaaaaattgaaaaatttgaaaaaaatgtaaaaaataaaaaaaaatccaaaaaaattgcaaaaaaatttccaaaaatacccccaaaaaaattttaaaaaaaatcgaaaacaaatccaaaaataaattaaaaaatcaaaaagattgaaaaaaaatccaaaaaaaattccGAACAAAATcgaaaaaaaatttggaaaaaaattcgaaaaaattgaaaaaaaattaaaaaaaaaatcaaaaaaaacccccaaaaaatcccccaaaaaaatccccccaaaaaatcccccaaaaaatcccaaaaaaatcccccaaaaaattcccaaaaaaacccccaaaaaaatcccaaaaaaatccccaaaaaacccccaaaaaaatcccccaaaaaaatcccccaaaaaaatccccccaaaaaatcccaaaaatatccccaaaaaaatcccaaaaaaatcccaaaaaaatcccaaaaaataaaaaaaaaataccagaaaataaaaaaaaaaatccccaaaaaatccccaaaaaatcccaaaaaaccccaaaaaaatcccaaaaaaaatcccccaaaaaatcccccaaaaatcccaaaaaaatcccaaaaaaatcccccaaaaaacctcacaaTAATCTGAATTTCCCATTTATTTTGCAGCTGGGGGGCCCGTTCTGGGGCGCGGTGGCTCTGGCCTCGGCCCTGGCCTTTGTCGGGTTCTTCGCGGTGGGGCCGGGGCCCCTCCCCTGGTTCGTGGGCTCGGAGCTGTTcccccccgggccccgcgcGGCCGCGCTCGGCCTGGCCGGGCTGCTCAACTGGGCCAGCAACACCGCCGTGGCCATGGCCTTCCCCGCCATGCAGGTACCAAAACatcggggattttgggaatttggggatttttgatttttttgggattttttggcgGTTTTATGAGGGAttttgggcgattttgggggtctTATgacggattttggggggatttcagggAGGGTTTGGCCTTGGCCATGGCCTTCCCCACCATGCAGGTACCGGGcagatttgggaattttggggactttttgacaatttttgaggattttttgggattttttggggggttttatgagggattttgggcaattttcagggggttttggggggttttatgaaggatttttaggggattttgggacagtttatgggggattttggggggttgtaTGGGGacttttggggggatttgggggaaatttggggggtcttacaagggatttttgggggatttggggggattgtGGGGCAGTTTATGGGAGGGTTTGTgagagttttgggggattttccccccaaaatcccaattttcccccaatttcccccatttcacaccccaaaaaatcccatttcttcccccaaaatcccagtttatccccccaaaatcccatctttccccaatttcccccaatttttcccatttccccatttttcccccatttcccccattttccccatttcccccaatttttccccattccctcctcaaaaatcccaatttttccccatttcccccccaaaatcacattttttccccccgaAATTGCAATTTCCCCCCATtgttcccccattttccccatttccccaatttccccccattttgccccatttttccccatttttctcccatttccccccaattttccgCCATTCccccctcaaaaatcccaatttttctccaCTTTCCCCACCAACagtcccattttttccccataaatcccaatgtttcccccataaatcccattttcccccaatttttccccattttcccccattttcccccatttcccccattttttccccatttccccattcccccatttcccccaatttccccaattttcccccattcccccctcaaaaatcccaatttttccccataaatcccattttttcccccataaatcccaatgtttcccccataaatcccacttttcccctccaaaatcccatttcccccaaaaaaatcccaattttcccccctttttcccccatttccccattttccccatttccccccatttttcccgcAATTTTCCGCCACCccccctcaaaaatcccaattttacCCATTTTCCCCGCCaacaatcccatttttcccccataaatctcatttttccccccaaaaaatcccattttttcccccataaatcccatttttcccccccaaaatcccatttttcccccataaatcccattttttcccccataaatcccattttttccccaaaaaatctcaattttcccccccaaaatccaatttttccccataaatCCCAATGTTTCCAccataaatcccattttcccccccaaaatcccattttttcccccataaatcccatttttcccccccaaaatcccattttcctccaaaaaaatcccaatttttcccccataaatcccattttttccccaaaaaaaaccccaatttttccccattttcccccattttcccacatttcccccatttttccccatttttccccaattttcccccaattttccgCCATCccccctcaaaaatcccaatttttctccaCTTTCCCCACCaacaatcccatttttcccccataaatcccaatgtttcccccataaatcccattttcccccaatttttccccatttccccccatttttcccatttttcccccattttcccccatttccccatttttccccattttttccccattttccccattccccatttccccaatttcccccatttccctgcattttccctccatttttccccattttcccccatttttccccatttccacaatttttccccattttcccccattctctccccatttccccatttccccatttccccaattttcccccattcccccctcaaaaatcccattttttccccataaatcccaattttttccccataaatcccattttttccccccaaaatcccattttttcccccataaatcccaattttccccccataaatcccattttttccccatttttccccattttttccccttgcaggCGGCGCTGGGCCCGTTGGTGTTTCTGCTTTTCGGGGCGCTCCTCGGCGGTTTCTCCCTCTTCACTTTCCTTCTGCTCCCCGAGACCCGCGGCCGCCCCTTCCCCgccccccccgagcccccaAATTCCGCCCCCCTGGGGCACCCCGAGAAGGACACggagctgcagagcctggccGCCCACCCCGAGCCCTGAAttgggggggaccccaaaaatttggggggttttggggtcattttggggctccccgcccaaaatttggggtttttttggagcgtttcccccaaaatttggtatttttaaGGCATTTTGAAGCCGATTTTTGGGGGCACCCCaacattttggggggtttgagtCGATTTTGGGGAGCACCCCAAATTTTGAGGGGGTTCAGGATGGTTTTGGGGCTCCtcacccaaaatttggggttttttttcgagcgtttcccccaaaatttggagttttttaaGGCGTTTTTTGGGGCAACCCAACATTTGGGGGAttcagggcagttttggggctcCCCCACCcaattttggagttttttgggaggtctccccaaaaatttggggggttttgggtcgGTTTTGGGGCTCtccacccaaaatttggggttttttttgagctTTTCCCCCAGAATTTTAAGGCATTTTGAAGCCGATTTTTGGGGGCACCCCAAcgttttggggggtttgagtCGATTTTGGGGAgcaccccaaattttgggggattttgggtcggttttggggctccccacccaaaattttgggtttttttggagcttttcccccaaaatttggtatttttaaggcatttagaggTCGATTTTTGGGGGCACCCCaacattttgggggatttcaggTCGATTTTAGGGTGCTCCCCAaaaatttaggatttttaaGCCACTTAGGAgctgattttgggatttttgggccgattttgggggacaccccaaatattttgggctttttgtgTTGATTTTAGGGcgaaccccccaaaaatttgggatttttgggggggtcctgaattttcttttgcttttaaagtcACTTTGGAGCCGATTTTGGAACATCCCCcacaaattttggggttttttggggtgattttggaacatcccccccaccccaaatttgggggttttttgagcACTTTGAGGCACCCCcaaaaattttggggattttttttttccccattgattttggggagggattttgggaggattttgggattttttggggtctccccccACCCCGGTTGTAAATAAAGGTGAGAATGAAACGGCGTcgaccccgaaatttgggggattttggggaaatttgggggaattttgtgggaattttaTGAATTTAAGGGAATTTCGGGAGAATGTTGttgaaatttggggaaatttgaggGAATATgtggagaatttgggggatttttagagaaatttcgggaatttttgggtattttggagaattttaggggaatttggggaaattttgtgGAAATTTGAAAGAGTTTTGGGGAAATTTAAGGGAATTGGGggaattttagggaattttgtgggaattttgtggaatttttgggaaatttgggggaatttgagagcatttggggaatttgggggattttgtggaaatttgggcaaaatttggggaattctACGGAATTTTGTGGGGAATTTTAGGAGAATTTTGTGGAAATTTGTGGAAATTTGagagaatttggggaatttttaaaaattttgtaggaatttttggaaatttgggggaattttgccgacatttttgggaatttcgtGGAAactttggggaatttggggaaagtttgggaaatttggggaatttggggcaatttgaccccaaaattgggacgggggggattttggggtgggggaggggccccaAAATTCgggcgccggccccgcccctttcAGCGCAGGCCACGCCCCTTTGGGTAGCCACGCCCCTCTCGCCTCCTATTGGTGGATCCGCGGCAGCGCCGCCTCTGATTAGTCGCACGCTGCCGGGAGGGGGCGCCACGTTAGCGCATGCGCAGTGTTTTAACTCCAAGATGCGTCCGCGTAAACCTGAATAGATTTACATAAATCTCCATAAATCCCGGCTGCTGACGATAAAGCGATCAGCGTCATTAACCTCATTTGCATAACGAGCTCTGCCAGCGGCGTTGCCATGACAACGCCCCCCCTCAAAAAGGCGCCTGAGGTGAGGCCTCAGGCCCGCCGCGTGCTCCAAATCTCGCGACATTTCCCTCAAGGAGCGCGGCTGCTCTGACTTCTCGCGAGATCTCACCTCGGCACGCCAACTGTTGAACCCCGCAAATCTCGCGAGATCTCCCAATCAGGGCGGCGCCATCACGCCGTAACCCAACCCTGCTCTATGTGCGCATGCGCACACGCTGTTCCGTACACCCCTCCCCGCATGGCGCATGCGCTGTTCGCTccgcggcgctgccccggccgcACTGCGCATGCCCAGtgccgcccccccccccgcgcGGGGCGGTCGCGCATGCGCGGTGGGGCCCGGGgggtgcagcagctccagcgcGGCGGCGGCTTCGGCCTGAGGGGCTCCGGTGAGTCccgggcggctccggcggcTCCGGGGGGCGGCCGAGCCTCGGGGCAGCCCCGGGAGGAGCTCCGGGATCCCCCCCGAGATGTTCCCGAGGAGCTTTTCCCACCCCGGGCCCGGCCCAGGCCGCGCCCGCCCGCCAGAGGGCCgcgtggcggcggcggcgcgcggggGAGCCccgaatttggggggatttggggggatttgggggtgaaagGGGCACGAAatgaggggggatttgggggtaaaCCCACCCAAagtctggggggatttggggataaaCTCGCCTcaaaaattggggggatttgggggtaaaGTCCCCTaaaattggggggatttggggataaaCTCgcccccaaaattggggggatttgggggtaaaGCCCCCTAAAAAtgaaggggaatttggggtaaaGTACCCTAAAAatgaggggggatttgggggtaaaGTCCCCTAaaaatctggggggatttgggggaaagtCCCCTAAAAatgaggggggatttggggggaaagtACCCTAAAAatgaggggggatttgggggtaaacccacccaaaatgaggggggatttgggggtaaaaccagcccaaaatgaggggggatttgggggtaaaGTCCCCCAAAAatgaggggggatttggggcaaaGTACCCTAAAAatgaggggggatttggggtaaaGTACCCTAAATatgaggggggatttgggggtaaacccacccaaaatgaggggggatttgggggtaaaGTCCCCTAAAAatgaggggggatttgggggtaaaGCCCCCTAAAAatgaggggggatttgggggtaaaGTCTCCTAAAatgaggggggatttgggggtaaacccacccaaaatctggggggatttgggggaaagtACCCTAAAAatgaggggggatttgggggtaaacccacccaaaaattgggggaattgggggatAACTCCCctcaaaatttgggggaattcgGGGATAAACCCCCTAAAAAtgagagggaatttggggataaCCTCagcccaaaatttggggaaattgggggataACCTCCCCAAAATTTAGGGGGATTCGGGGATAAACCCCCTAAAAATTTgcgggaatttggggataaCGCCACCCAAAATTAGGggattcccccccaaaattaggagaaatttggggataACCCACTCcagaatttggggaat
Coding sequences:
- the SLC2A4 gene encoding solute carrier family 2, facilitated glucose transporter member 4 — its product is MPRGFQQIQEEEEEDEGGPAAAPGGSPPPALTPALALTVFAAALGSLGFGFNIGVINAPQKLLEGEYNATWAQRWGSPPPPQTLSLLWALSVAIFSVGGMGTALAGGAVAERLGRKGALLASNGLAVVGGALMGGAKLGPTYILIILGRFIVGAYSGLVSVLVPLYVGEVAPLRLRGALGTLHQLGIVIGILVAQVLGLRALLGTPRAWPALFGAGLLPAALQLLLLPLCPESPRFLLARGQRGRARRGLSRLAGPAAEAGLAALEAELGRGPAPKVGLLELCRSRRYRQPLIVTLGLQLAQQLSGINAIFYYSTSIFEGAGLQDPAVGTIGTGVVNVAATALSVVLVERAGRRVLQLLGLLGMMGCATTLALALKLGGPFWGAVALASALAFVGFFAVGPGPLPWFVGSELFPPGPRAAALGLAGLLNWASNTAVAMAFPAMQAALGPLVFLLFGALLGGFSLFTFLLLPETRGRPFPAPPEPPNSAPLGHPEKDTELQSLAAHPEP